A section of the Primulina eburnea isolate SZY01 chromosome 1, ASM2296580v1, whole genome shotgun sequence genome encodes:
- the LOC140810442 gene encoding uncharacterized protein, whose translation MGRRAGRNSSSSDQPSLLTRGVNSVFAFVRLAEFEILFVLFFLIAYLLFKDLTSRPEYNQILVKKPGGPDWWPY comes from the exons ATGGGACGTCGCGCAGGCCGCAATTCGTCTTCCTCGGACCAACCATCGCTGTTGACCAGAGGGGTCAACTCTGTGTTTGCCTTCGTCCGATTAGCTGAATTCGAGATCCTCTTTGTCCTCTTCTTCCTCATCGCGTATCTCCTCTTCAAAGATCTG ACATCGAGGCCTGAATATAATCAAATCCTTGTGAAGAAGCCCGGGGGACCTGATTGGTGGCCTTACTAG